Part of the Moorella sp. E308F genome, TAGACCTGTGGCTGGATGTAACGCTTCCCGTAAAGTCGGTCCTCATGGTGACCCATGGCATTGAGGAAGCTGTCTTCATGGCCGACCGGGTGATTGTGCTGTCCAAAAGGCCGGCCCGGATACTGGCCGATGTCCGTATAGACCTGCCTCGCCCGCGTAACATGAAGGATGAAGCCTTCGCCCGGGTTACGGATAAAATATACTCGCTTTTGTTCTAAGAAGAAACAAGGGGACGGGTAACCGCCCCCTTTTAACTTTACAAAGCCTCGGCTATTTAGCTGCTAGCCAGGGAAATTTACCTTTGCTCCAGGGGAATATACTTTCTTTTACCAATCACATTTTTGTAGGCCGGTCTGATAATCCTGCCTCCACTTACCAGTTCTTCCAGCAGGTGGGCACACCAGCCGGAGATCCTGGCTATGGCAAAAATTGGGGTATAAAGCTCCACGGGAATATTTAACATCTTGTACACAAAACCCGAGTAGAAGTCCACATTGGGAGCGATAATCTTTTCATTTCCTTTTTTAGAGGCAAATAATTCGGGTCCAACTTTTTCTATGGTCAGGTAGAGGCCGAATTCATCTTCCATGTTTTTCTCTTTAGCGAGTTCAGCAGCCTTGGCTTTTAATAATACAGCCCGGGGATCGGACAGGGTGTAAACGGCATGGCCGAGGCCATAGATTAATCCTTTTTTGTCAAAGGCTTCCTTGTTGAGAATTTTGGTCAGGTAATATTTAACTTCTTCTTCATCGGCCCAGTCTTTTACATTGTTCTTTATATCATCCATCATTTCCATAACTTTAATATTGGCGCCGCCGTGCTTAGGCCCCTTTAGTGAACCGACCGCGGCCGCAATAACGGAGTATATATCTGTCCCTGTCGAGGAAACAACATGGACGGTAAAGGTTGAGTTGTTCCCTCCGCCGTGCTCAGCATGGAGTACCAGCGCAAGGTCCAGCAATTCGGCTTCCAGACGGCTGTACTGGTTGTTAGGCCTGATCATGTATAGGAAATTTTCGGCAGTGCTCAGCTCTTTTTGCGGTAGGTGAATATACAAACTTTGATTTCCATGATAATGGGCTTTAGCCTGGTAACCATAAGCCACCATGATGGGGAAGCGGGCAATCAGCTCAATACTCTGCCTGACGACGTTTTTGATACTTAAATCATCCGGGTTTTTATCATAGGAATAAGATGCTAAAACGCTCCTCGCTAATTTATTCATAATATCATTACTAGGGGCTTTTAAAATCATATCTTCAACAAATCCATCAGGGAGGCTGCGGTTTTCTGCCAGGAGATTGCTAAAATTAACCAGGTCCTGACGGTTAGGCAGTTCTCCGAAGAGAAGGAGATAAGAAACTTCTTCAAAACCAAAGCGTCCTTCCGCCTGGAAATTTGTGACAATATCCCAGATGTCAATTCCCCGGTAGAGCAACCGTCCCTGATCGGGAATCCTTTCGCCTTCATCTAGAATGTAACCGTGGACTTCCCCGATTTCCGTAAGCCCTACCAGCACGCCGGTGCCATCGCTGTTGCGCAAGCCCCGTTTTACATTGTATTTTTCATATAAAGTAGGCTCGATGTAATTATTTTTTTCAGCCAGTGCAGCAAGTCGTTCCAGGTAGCTCTTGTCTTCTATCTGCACATTAATACATCCTTTCTACTACAAGGATAAAGTTATTTATCCCTTATATATTCTTCACCAAAACTTGTTTTCCTTTTTTGGGGGAAATATAGGCTTAAGCTACCCCTCCTGAAGGCCTGGTGCAGCCCGGGGTAGAAAAACCCAGGTTGTTCCTTGGATGCACTTAATTTCTAACTAAATCCCGGCAATAAAAGTTTGGATCAGGTGCTGAATCCTGTTCTAAGATCTGGTATAATATGATAAAATAGTGGTACCTGAAAATGGTATCTAAATAGGGGGTCATAGCCACTGTGGACGCCGGGCCTTTACCCCAGGTAGGTATAGGGATGGTCATCGGCCTGCTCGAAATGCTGGAGGATGTCCGGGGAAGAGAAGATATCTTTAAGCTGGCCGGCAGTCTTTCGATGGAACTGGATGATATCGGGCCGGTCATAGAAGCGGCTAAGGTGCTGGGCTTTATTGAAACTACCAACGGTGATATTACCTTGACCGGGCTGGGTTCCCAGCTACTAAATGCCGGCATAAATAAGCGTAAAGACATAGTTGCCGGCCGGCTGCAGCAGCTGCCGGTCTTTAAAGAGGTCCTGGAGCTAATTAACTCCAGGCGTGGACGGCAGGTGCGGCGGGAGCAGGTTATCAGCCGTTTTGCCCGCAGGATGTCTGATGAGGATGCTGAACTCCTGTTTAAAACCCTTGTGGACTGGGGACGGTATGCCGGGATTATCGGTTATGATACTAAAGGTGAAGTTTTATATTTGGATGAGGAAGAATAAAGATATGCAACTGGCCCTTGACAAACATATCAAGGGCCAGTATAATAGACAGTGCTGTGGGGCTATAGCTCAGTTGGGAGAGCGCTTGAATGGCATTCAAGAGGTCAGGGGTTCGACTCCCCTTAGCTCCACCAGAAAAGAAAAGATGCCGCATAAGGAGCGGCATCTTTTCTTTTTACCACAGGAGAATAGGCAGTATAGGTTCCGGGAAGAGGGATTTTATGGTCAAGCTGCCTGAAAATCTGATCAAAGCTCGTTTCCTTATCCGGCCCAACCGCTTTACCGTAGTAGCGGAAAGGGGCGGGCAGCATTTAACAGCTTTTCTGGCCGACCCCGGGCGGCTGGCAGAATTGCTGTTACCCGGAACCGAGCTTTACCTGGCCCCGGCGCAAGCCGGGGAAAAGCGGAAAACTGTCTACGACGTGGTTTTGTTACACCGGAACGGCACCTTTATTTCTCTGGACAGCCGCCTGCCCAACCGCCTTTTTGCCGCTGCCTTCCGTTCCGGCGGACTGGGGGCCTTTCAGGGCTACCGGCAGCTAACGGCGGAAGTCCGGGTCGGCTCCAGCCGCCTGGATTTTTTGTTGACCGTGGGAGGGGAGAAAGAGGCGGGACTACCTGGTGAAGGATTACCACCGTGTTATGTTGAGGTCAAGTCAGTAACTCTGGTAAACAGCGATAGGGTGGCCCTGTTTCCCGACGCCCCCACCAGTCGCGGCAGCCGCCACCTGCAAGAGCTGATGGCTTTGCGGGACAGGGGTTGCCGGGCGGCGGTGGTGTTTATAATCCAGCGGGAAGACGCCCTGATCTTTGCTCCCAATGAAGCCACCGATCCTCTTTTTGCCCGGACTTTGCGGGAAGCGGCGGCTGCCGGGGTCGAAGTTTATGCCTATCGCTGCCGCATCAGCCCGGTGGCGGCCCGCCTCAGTACTGCCGTACCTGTAAAGCTGGCCTGAGCGACCTTTGCTGCAGCTTGCGTCATTGCTGGTAAAAAATGTCCCCGTGAAGGGCAGGAAATTTGCGGTATGCGTCGAATAGTTACCTCCAGGTGAAGAGAAAATGACAATTCCTTAGCACATAAGCTGGGTGGTTTTGGGCAGCGGCTTTTTAAGTTTGGCCATCAGCGCCTGGCTGGCCCCGGTAACGAGCCGGGCCAAACCGATAAACTCTCCTGCTTTGCGGCGCAAGTTTCACCGGGTGGCCGTAAGAGTCACGATAACAGTGCCGGTAATGTTGCTTTTCATAAGTGGGCGACGGCCCACCCTGGCCCTGGCCGGGGCTGCCGGCCTGAGCTGGCAGGGTGCCATTATTTATCTTGCCAGCGTAAGCCGGCAGAAGGAGGTGAAACCGGGATGAAGCGCCCGGCGGTGGTCTTCCTGACGGCGGTTGCTTTTATTGCTACCTTTCTGGCCTATATAAATGCTGCCTCGGCCTATTATGGATTGGTATGAAACTGAGGTACCTCCAAGTTT contains:
- a CDS encoding citrate/2-methylcitrate synthase, which gives rise to MEDKSYLERLAALAEKNNYIEPTLYEKYNVKRGLRNSDGTGVLVGLTEIGEVHGYILDEGERIPDQGRLLYRGIDIWDIVTNFQAEGRFGFEEVSYLLLFGELPNRQDLVNFSNLLAENRSLPDGFVEDMILKAPSNDIMNKLARSVLASYSYDKNPDDLSIKNVVRQSIELIARFPIMVAYGYQAKAHYHGNQSLYIHLPQKELSTAENFLYMIRPNNQYSRLEAELLDLALVLHAEHGGGNNSTFTVHVVSSTGTDIYSVIAAAVGSLKGPKHGGANIKVMEMMDDIKNNVKDWADEEEVKYYLTKILNKEAFDKKGLIYGLGHAVYTLSDPRAVLLKAKAAELAKEKNMEDEFGLYLTIEKVGPELFASKKGNEKIIAPNVDFYSGFVYKMLNIPVELYTPIFAIARISGWCAHLLEELVSGGRIIRPAYKNVIGKRKYIPLEQR
- a CDS encoding AAA-associated domain-containing protein, giving the protein MDAGPLPQVGIGMVIGLLEMLEDVRGREDIFKLAGSLSMELDDIGPVIEAAKVLGFIETTNGDITLTGLGSQLLNAGINKRKDIVAGRLQQLPVFKEVLELINSRRGRQVRREQVISRFARRMSDEDAELLFKTLVDWGRYAGIIGYDTKGEVLYLDEEE
- the sfsA gene encoding DNA/RNA nuclease SfsA, with amino-acid sequence MVKLPENLIKARFLIRPNRFTVVAERGGQHLTAFLADPGRLAELLLPGTELYLAPAQAGEKRKTVYDVVLLHRNGTFISLDSRLPNRLFAAAFRSGGLGAFQGYRQLTAEVRVGSSRLDFLLTVGGEKEAGLPGEGLPPCYVEVKSVTLVNSDRVALFPDAPTSRGSRHLQELMALRDRGCRAAVVFIIQREDALIFAPNEATDPLFARTLREAAAAGVEVYAYRCRISPVAARLSTAVPVKLA
- a CDS encoding accessory gene regulator B family protein — protein: MVLGSGFLSLAISAWLAPVTSRAKPINSPALRRKFHRVAVRVTITVPVMLLFISGRRPTLALAGAAGLSWQGAIIYLASVSRQKEVKPG